In Ectothiorhodospira sp. BSL-9, a single window of DNA contains:
- a CDS encoding Mu transposase C-terminal domain-containing protein — protein sequence MSEPAFLSMKPGSFVISQGKRFKITHMLGVDSVLAKNLETNAVERLRVDLIRPFKDEDLPDGVVAAGRDIEDICDEDWKEAQRRFAVIKPLLDDPGRTREKVRQAAEVEGVATGTLYDWIRAYNESGQLSALVPQKRGRKPGQTGLDSDLEEIIEAAIQEIYLSKQRQKPQDVVDHVALLCRNAGIKPPHANTVRNRLKRLRPKRVLRARGMGDKARNLYTPIRGNFPGAEFPLAVVQIDHTEADIIVVEEGTRQPMGRPTITLAIDVYSRMVTGCYVSMEKPSAVAAGMCLARSMMPKNEYLADLEVPGDWPVWGKIGTVHCDNAKEFRGAMLSNACEQYGIDLQMRPVKVPHYGGHIERLMGTSAGEFRKLPGATFSCPKERKGYDSEKESALTLREFEQRLVDFIVNVYHQRVHADLNVPPRRQWEIGLLGDTSQPGKGIPEVPSDPRRLRLDFLPFVERTVQPYGIVVDEIFYYHEVLNPWINAREPKRSKEKRKFIVRRDPRDISVVYFFDPEAHQYYEIPYRNTAHPPISVWELRAAQQRLKEEGRAHVDEDTIFEAISRMRERVEEAVTKTKAARRQQHRIKTTQKSAQARQKTADTPAPAQESLPAGGNAPTAAPSDADDIFSMPIQPFDDLAVKQ from the coding sequence ATGAGCGAGCCAGCATTCCTTTCGATGAAACCCGGGTCATTTGTGATCTCCCAGGGCAAGCGCTTCAAGATCACGCACATGCTCGGTGTAGACAGTGTTCTTGCCAAGAACCTGGAAACCAACGCGGTTGAGCGGCTTCGGGTCGATCTAATTAGGCCCTTCAAGGATGAGGATCTGCCTGATGGCGTCGTGGCCGCTGGACGCGATATCGAAGACATCTGCGATGAGGATTGGAAGGAAGCTCAGCGCCGGTTCGCGGTGATCAAGCCACTACTTGATGATCCTGGGCGAACACGGGAAAAGGTCCGACAGGCGGCAGAGGTCGAGGGCGTGGCTACCGGAACGCTCTACGACTGGATCCGCGCCTACAACGAGTCGGGACAGCTTTCTGCGCTTGTTCCTCAGAAGCGTGGCCGCAAGCCAGGGCAGACGGGGTTGGATTCTGACCTTGAGGAGATCATTGAGGCTGCAATTCAGGAGATCTATCTGAGCAAGCAACGGCAGAAGCCTCAGGACGTGGTGGACCATGTCGCCCTTCTGTGCCGCAACGCTGGCATCAAGCCTCCACACGCCAATACCGTGCGGAATCGCCTGAAGAGGCTGCGCCCAAAGCGGGTTCTAAGGGCCCGAGGAATGGGAGACAAGGCGCGAAACCTGTACACCCCAATCAGGGGGAATTTCCCCGGCGCGGAGTTTCCGCTCGCGGTCGTCCAGATCGATCATACCGAAGCCGACATCATTGTGGTTGAGGAGGGCACCCGCCAGCCCATGGGGCGCCCTACGATCACGTTGGCGATTGATGTCTACAGCCGGATGGTTACCGGCTGTTATGTGTCCATGGAAAAGCCCAGCGCGGTGGCGGCCGGTATGTGTTTGGCCCGGTCCATGATGCCCAAGAATGAGTACCTTGCGGACCTTGAAGTGCCGGGCGACTGGCCGGTGTGGGGCAAGATCGGCACGGTTCATTGCGACAACGCCAAGGAATTCCGTGGCGCCATGCTCTCCAACGCCTGCGAGCAGTACGGAATAGATCTGCAGATGAGACCGGTGAAGGTGCCGCACTATGGTGGCCATATTGAGCGATTGATGGGCACCAGTGCGGGGGAATTTCGCAAGCTTCCGGGCGCAACCTTTTCTTGCCCAAAGGAGCGCAAGGGGTATGACTCCGAAAAGGAGTCCGCGCTGACCCTGAGGGAGTTCGAGCAGCGTTTGGTCGATTTTATCGTCAATGTCTACCACCAGCGGGTGCATGCCGACTTGAATGTGCCGCCCCGGCGGCAGTGGGAAATCGGCTTGCTGGGGGATACGTCCCAACCCGGAAAGGGCATACCGGAGGTTCCGAGTGACCCTCGGCGGTTGAGGCTCGACTTCCTTCCGTTCGTCGAGCGTACGGTCCAGCCCTACGGCATCGTGGTTGACGAGATATTTTACTACCACGAGGTCCTCAACCCCTGGATTAACGCCCGTGAACCGAAGCGTTCCAAGGAAAAGCGGAAGTTCATTGTCCGGCGTGATCCGCGTGACATTAGCGTGGTCTACTTCTTCGACCCAGAGGCGCACCAATACTACGAGATCCCTTACCGAAATACCGCACACCCTCCGATCAGTGTGTGGGAGCTGAGAGCGGCTCAGCAGAGGTTAAAGGAAGAAGGGCGGGCGCATGTGGACGAGGACACGATATTCGAGGCCATAAGCCGAATGCGCGAAAGGGTCGAGGAAGCTGTGACCAAAACGAAGGCGGCTCGCCGACAGCAGCATCGGATCAAAACTACCCAGAAAAGCGCGCAGGCCCGCCAAAAGACTGCGGATACCCCCGCGCCGGCACAAGAATCTTTGCCCGCCGGGGGCAATGCGCCGACAGCCGCTCCCTCGGACGCGGATGACATCTTCTCGATGCCAATTCAACCCTTTGATGACCTTGCGGTGAAGCAATGA
- a CDS encoding TniB family NTP-binding protein, whose amino-acid sequence MSDLDHLEPSIRGAMSLPTEERIAFAQQDRWIGYTKAQEALRTLSDLLAHPRTLRMPNLLLVGESGNGKTTIIDKFRELHPVVSQPGGEPLVPVATMGMPSEPVEARFWTELLLALKIAHRDSDPVQRKKNQAHSILTYVQCRMLVIDEIHNLLYGHARQQRHFLGVMKNLSNDLKLPIVAVGTRDAIRALHTDTQLSSRFEPFGLPRWQLDAEFLRLLASFERLLPLAKPSNLASRELAIKLHGMSGGTIGGLARILKRATVQAIRDRSEQITLKTLGQLDWVKLSDYGKQAQTL is encoded by the coding sequence ATGAGCGATTTGGATCACCTGGAACCGTCTATACGCGGCGCCATGTCCCTCCCCACGGAAGAACGCATTGCTTTCGCGCAGCAGGACCGTTGGATTGGCTACACGAAGGCCCAGGAGGCGCTGCGTACCCTCTCGGATCTTCTCGCGCACCCACGCACGCTACGGATGCCGAATCTGTTGCTGGTGGGTGAAAGCGGGAACGGAAAAACCACGATCATCGACAAGTTCCGGGAGCTTCACCCGGTGGTATCCCAGCCAGGCGGGGAGCCGTTGGTACCGGTGGCGACCATGGGGATGCCATCGGAGCCCGTCGAGGCGCGATTCTGGACTGAACTTCTGCTGGCTCTGAAAATCGCCCACCGGGACTCGGATCCTGTGCAGCGCAAGAAGAACCAAGCGCACTCGATTCTCACGTACGTGCAATGTCGCATGCTGGTGATCGATGAGATCCACAACCTCCTCTACGGACATGCACGCCAGCAGCGCCATTTCCTTGGGGTGATGAAGAACCTGAGTAACGATCTCAAACTCCCGATCGTCGCAGTCGGCACCCGGGATGCGATCCGAGCACTGCATACTGACACGCAGCTATCCAGTCGTTTCGAGCCCTTTGGGTTGCCCCGATGGCAGCTTGATGCCGAGTTTTTGCGCTTGCTCGCGAGCTTCGAGCGCCTTCTGCCACTCGCCAAGCCCTCCAACCTGGCCAGCAGGGAATTGGCGATCAAGTTGCATGGAATGAGTGGGGGCACGATTGGAGGGCTTGCCAGGATCCTGAAACGGGCGACAGTCCAGGCCATCCGCGACCGCAGCGAGCAGATCACACTGAAGACGCTTGGTCAGCTTGATTGGGTCAAGCTGTCTGATTACGGCAAGCAAGCGCAGACCCTATGA
- a CDS encoding TniQ family protein: MIGDTWPYCVQLQEDELLSSFLIRNARAHGTTPYCFLSYYWPGRHFWDRDTDRTADTDWLKELEVLAGVPAERLEASTLLPFRRVLGSTLRSGDTPLLLAVSLFHRTRRRHGLQFCPACFAEGRQWFRRTWRLGFVFVCPEHRIPLMDACPACGSPVVPHRSLSLDLSRCHECGAFLGGDYRGELPAAGVLEWQKMLLDTLVGSRVGVGPFERSEAFAAVRSLLSVLTARGVHKAIRETFRLPAATLGSERLQFEHARAVDRSVLMETLAAWLSDWPSSFRVGANAAHLTQRTFRRLNQLPSKLGLEVEGLPPGGERDRRYVPKVFDAKLMRLARLDKKAYRALRAQRLRALSGLS, from the coding sequence ATGATCGGTGACACGTGGCCTTACTGTGTACAGCTGCAGGAAGACGAACTGCTTTCCTCCTTCCTGATTCGCAATGCGCGGGCACATGGCACAACGCCGTATTGTTTCCTTAGCTACTACTGGCCAGGCCGCCACTTCTGGGACCGGGATACTGACCGGACGGCGGATACAGATTGGCTTAAGGAGTTGGAAGTCCTGGCCGGGGTTCCGGCGGAGCGATTGGAGGCCAGTACGCTACTGCCCTTTCGCCGTGTCTTGGGAAGCACGCTGCGCAGCGGTGACACGCCGCTGCTTCTGGCGGTCAGTCTCTTTCACCGGACGCGCCGTCGCCATGGGCTCCAGTTCTGCCCGGCGTGCTTTGCGGAGGGGCGCCAATGGTTCCGCCGGACTTGGCGGCTGGGATTCGTTTTCGTCTGCCCCGAACACCGGATTCCACTCATGGATGCCTGCCCCGCGTGTGGAAGCCCTGTGGTGCCCCATCGGTCCTTGTCGTTGGACTTGTCACGCTGCCATGAATGTGGCGCCTTCTTGGGTGGCGATTACCGTGGCGAGTTGCCGGCCGCGGGTGTTTTGGAATGGCAGAAAATGCTGCTGGATACCTTGGTGGGTTCGCGGGTAGGCGTGGGTCCTTTCGAGCGATCGGAGGCCTTCGCTGCGGTGCGAAGCCTGTTGTCCGTCCTCACCGCCCGTGGGGTGCACAAGGCAATCCGGGAGACGTTCCGTCTTCCCGCGGCCACCCTGGGGAGCGAAAGGCTTCAGTTTGAGCATGCGCGGGCTGTAGATCGCTCAGTTCTGATGGAAACCCTGGCGGCATGGCTCTCCGACTGGCCCTCCTCGTTTCGGGTGGGTGCCAATGCCGCCCATCTGACACAGAGAACATTTCGCCGCCTGAATCAGCTGCCGTCAAAACTGGGGCTGGAGGTCGAGGGCCTTCCACCAGGGGGAGAGCGCGATAGGCGGTATGTGCCAAAGGTCTTCGATGCAAAACTGATGCGTCTTGCCCGGCTGGACAAGAAAGCCTACCGCGCATTGCGTGCGCAACGGCTTCGGGCATTGTCGGGGCTGTCATGA
- a CDS encoding Fic family protein: MNAISLEGSPYLLDDEAENEVTQRVTELDERVSLLRAHGSLNEDTIKEYYGEKRFEQVAESNAIEGSTLSIGETELAVLKGTTITGHDPAYVRDALSLDKALQRLTVMARQAESPTDISQVKELHGLILGDRLGAGVFRAEPVRISGSSHTPPKTWNEVMDSMEDWENWSKKNATLPAPIRAAILHAWLSHIHPFIDGNGRTARAITNLELVRSGYPPVIIKKKEKDRYIEALSESDDGGDIRSFLELIFERLDGALIGLELSARKKQGYSPIQERIRQKQQRQFNIWDSSINLLARTIEHKLQSEIEPLNGRVSVKIFESPLDLDDYLAICDGKSAQKSWAFIVSILIPGFATQTRLAYVGFRSKLMLQELTDEGGPSLLWSKRNPEGFPKWKGVSHEAPYAVELTTKLGAGDEWYARRIDGVIENLSTTMLAAKIANSLIDLASNNK; encoded by the coding sequence ATGAACGCAATTAGCCTTGAAGGCTCGCCTTACCTGCTAGATGATGAGGCTGAAAATGAAGTGACACAACGAGTGACGGAGCTTGATGAGCGCGTGTCATTGCTGCGTGCACATGGCTCACTAAATGAAGATACGATCAAAGAGTACTACGGAGAAAAAAGATTTGAGCAGGTTGCCGAATCCAACGCTATTGAGGGGAGCACCCTCTCGATAGGTGAGACTGAGTTGGCTGTATTAAAGGGTACTACTATCACTGGGCATGATCCAGCTTACGTCAGGGACGCGCTGTCGTTGGATAAAGCTCTACAGCGGCTAACTGTCATGGCAAGACAAGCTGAGAGTCCTACAGATATTAGTCAGGTTAAAGAGCTACATGGGTTAATCCTTGGTGATCGACTTGGTGCCGGGGTCTTTCGAGCGGAGCCAGTACGTATCAGCGGTTCAAGCCACACCCCACCAAAGACCTGGAATGAGGTAATGGACTCGATGGAGGACTGGGAAAACTGGTCGAAAAAGAATGCGACGCTACCAGCGCCAATTAGGGCTGCTATCTTGCATGCCTGGTTATCTCACATACACCCATTTATCGATGGGAATGGTCGAACTGCAAGAGCGATTACCAATCTAGAATTGGTGAGATCCGGTTATCCTCCTGTGATCATAAAGAAAAAAGAAAAAGATCGATACATTGAGGCCCTTTCCGAATCGGATGATGGGGGGGATATTCGTAGTTTTCTCGAGCTGATTTTCGAGCGCTTAGATGGGGCGTTGATTGGGTTAGAGCTATCAGCTAGGAAAAAACAGGGATATAGTCCAATACAAGAACGGATCCGACAAAAACAGCAGAGGCAGTTTAATATCTGGGACTCGAGCATTAATCTTCTAGCTAGAACAATTGAGCATAAGCTGCAGTCTGAGATTGAGCCGCTGAATGGGAGGGTGTCTGTTAAGATTTTTGAGTCGCCACTAGATCTTGACGATTATTTAGCTATTTGCGATGGGAAATCTGCGCAGAAGTCGTGGGCGTTCATAGTTAGTATTTTGATTCCTGGTTTTGCTACTCAAACCCGATTGGCTTACGTAGGTTTTAGGAGTAAGCTAATGCTTCAAGAATTGACTGACGAAGGCGGTCCCTCACTGTTGTGGTCGAAAAGAAATCCTGAAGGGTTTCCAAAATGGAAGGGGGTCTCACATGAGGCGCCCTATGCGGTCGAGCTGACAACGAAGCTTGGCGCCGGTGATGAATGGTATGCAAGACGGATTGATGGAGTGATAGAAAATCTGTCGACGACAATGCTGGCGGCTAAGATCGCTAACAGTCTTATTGACCTTGCATCTAATAATAAGTGA
- a CDS encoding helix-turn-helix domain-containing protein produces the protein MNRGIRQRKRAFWKDLVQQWAASGQSKAAFARQHGVTPQQLSQWAVRYPEWVVAATEAKVEHSPSKPAVGTQRFLTVRTVEDDPDPADLSPQPGGPVVVTLSHGRRLELYPGFCAQTLQRAMEVLEA, from the coding sequence ATGAACAGAGGCATCCGACAGCGCAAGCGCGCTTTCTGGAAGGATCTGGTCCAACAGTGGGCGGCTTCAGGCCAGAGCAAGGCGGCCTTTGCCCGTCAGCACGGGGTCACACCCCAGCAGTTATCGCAGTGGGCAGTGCGCTATCCGGAATGGGTGGTGGCCGCGACCGAGGCCAAGGTGGAGCATTCGCCCTCGAAGCCAGCTGTCGGGACGCAGCGCTTTTTGACGGTGCGCACGGTGGAGGACGACCCTGATCCCGCAGACCTGTCGCCGCAGCCCGGTGGACCGGTGGTGGTGACCTTGAGCCACGGTCGTCGGCTCGAGCTCTATCCGGGGTTTTGCGCCCAGACCCTGCAACGGGCCATGGAGGTCCTGGAGGCATGA
- the tnpB gene encoding IS66 family insertion sequence element accessory protein TnpB (TnpB, as the term is used for proteins encoded by IS66 family insertion elements, is considered an accessory protein, since TnpC, encoded by a neighboring gene, is a DDE family transposase.), whose product MIAWPTGVAIHLAVAPVDFRKAFDGLCIEIAEVLERDPLSGELFVFRNRAGDKLKALYWDGQGFVMIYKRLEKGRFKWLHHVDGDADGEVRLSRSQMQALFEGIDWLRLETPRKCLATATR is encoded by the coding sequence ATGATCGCGTGGCCCACGGGCGTGGCCATCCACCTGGCAGTGGCGCCGGTGGATTTCCGCAAGGCCTTCGATGGTCTGTGCATCGAGATCGCCGAGGTCCTGGAGCGGGATCCGCTCAGCGGGGAGTTGTTCGTCTTCCGCAACCGGGCCGGGGACAAGCTCAAGGCCCTGTACTGGGATGGCCAGGGCTTTGTGATGATCTACAAGCGCCTGGAGAAGGGACGATTCAAGTGGCTCCATCACGTCGATGGGGATGCAGACGGCGAGGTTCGGCTCTCCCGCAGCCAGATGCAGGCGCTGTTCGAGGGCATCGATTGGCTGCGCCTGGAAACCCCTCGAAAATGCCTTGCCACAGCCACCCGCTGA
- a CDS encoding IS66 family transposase — translation MLNGTAQGLMTPPSGLRESQSRAALADRDQLIEQQSQLLAQQQSTINELSEQLENLKRQVLEAQRKRFGQSSERGCYLQQDLFHPQEAPIPEQDEEETTEAPKKRRKTQPPRGRRVLPPELPRETQRYDYDDETRAQLEAQNGGPLVEIGVEVTETLEYQPGQLYVKRHEVPKYAIQGDDGERTIVSPPRPSPPIPGAQVGASLLAHTVISKFADHLPLNRISQQLARDGYDVPRQRLCDYVLLSASVLAPLADLVRQDALASPVVHSDDTTVPQLEKGRRQTRTCRLWLYLGRGREDGIIPVFYDYTTNRSQEGPLEHLRDYQGYLQADAYAGYLNAERIQEALIWCACWAHARRPFEKIARKHKKRGRVHLVMKLITAIYQVESRLREQGITDPEQIREARQRRTVPILKRLRRLLDRILPSLPPRGDFAKAIGYVLNHWQALMRFTEDGRLEPDNNRGERALRGVCVSRKNWNFTGSENGGHALAILLTLLETCKQNGVNPRHYLIDVLERIQDHPANRLHELLPYHWEPRTQACGENASGE, via the coding sequence ATGTTGAACGGCACTGCACAAGGCCTGATGACACCGCCTTCCGGCCTGCGCGAATCGCAGTCCCGCGCTGCCCTGGCGGACCGTGATCAACTCATCGAGCAGCAGTCCCAGCTACTCGCCCAGCAGCAGTCCACGATCAATGAGCTGAGCGAACAACTGGAGAATCTCAAGCGCCAGGTCCTTGAGGCCCAGCGCAAACGCTTCGGGCAAAGCTCCGAGCGTGGCTGTTACCTCCAGCAGGATCTCTTCCACCCGCAGGAAGCTCCGATCCCCGAGCAAGACGAAGAAGAAACCACCGAGGCGCCCAAAAAGCGGCGCAAGACCCAGCCCCCTCGAGGTCGCCGTGTCCTCCCACCGGAATTGCCCCGGGAGACGCAGCGCTACGACTACGACGACGAAACCCGGGCCCAACTGGAAGCCCAGAACGGCGGCCCGCTGGTGGAGATCGGCGTCGAGGTGACCGAGACCCTGGAGTACCAACCCGGGCAGCTGTACGTGAAGCGCCACGAGGTGCCCAAGTATGCGATCCAGGGGGATGACGGGGAGCGCACCATCGTCTCTCCACCGCGCCCCTCGCCACCGATCCCCGGCGCCCAGGTGGGTGCCAGCCTGCTGGCCCACACCGTGATCAGCAAGTTCGCCGATCATCTGCCGCTCAACCGCATCAGCCAGCAGCTGGCCCGGGATGGTTACGACGTTCCCCGCCAGCGGCTGTGCGACTACGTGCTGCTGTCCGCCTCGGTCCTGGCCCCGCTGGCCGACCTCGTTCGCCAGGATGCCCTGGCCAGTCCGGTCGTTCACAGCGACGACACCACGGTGCCGCAACTGGAAAAGGGCCGACGACAAACCCGAACCTGTCGCCTGTGGCTCTACCTGGGCCGCGGGCGGGAGGACGGCATCATCCCGGTGTTCTACGACTACACCACCAACCGATCCCAGGAAGGTCCGCTGGAACACCTGCGTGACTACCAGGGATATCTGCAAGCCGATGCCTATGCGGGCTACCTGAACGCCGAGCGGATCCAGGAGGCGCTGATCTGGTGTGCCTGCTGGGCCCATGCGAGGCGCCCGTTCGAAAAGATCGCCCGCAAACACAAAAAACGCGGCCGGGTGCATCTGGTGATGAAACTGATCACGGCGATCTACCAGGTGGAATCGCGCCTGCGCGAACAGGGGATCACGGACCCCGAGCAGATCCGCGAGGCCCGCCAGCGCCGCACGGTGCCCATCCTCAAGCGCTTGCGTCGCCTGCTGGACCGCATCCTGCCCAGCCTGCCGCCCCGGGGAGACTTCGCCAAGGCGATCGGTTATGTCCTCAACCACTGGCAGGCCCTGATGCGCTTCACTGAGGATGGCCGCCTGGAGCCCGACAACAACCGCGGCGAACGTGCCCTGCGCGGGGTGTGCGTGAGCCGCAAGAACTGGAACTTCACCGGCTCGGAGAATGGTGGCCACGCCCTGGCCATCCTGCTCACCCTCCTGGAGACCTGCAAGCAGAACGGGGTGAACCCCCGTCACTATCTGATCGATGTGCTTGAGCGCATCCAGGATCATCCCGCCAATCGCCTCCACGAACTGCTGCCCTATCACTGGGAACCGCGCACCCAGGCCTGCGGGGAGAATGCCAGCGGGGAGTGA